Proteins encoded in a region of the Lampris incognitus isolate fLamInc1 unplaced genomic scaffold, fLamInc1.hap2 scaffold_227, whole genome shotgun sequence genome:
- the LOC130133114 gene encoding zinc finger protein 423-like yields the protein SRSVKCICKFKFPPPSLSPSDGDDDPAGLSWVPSSPSSKDVASPSQMPDGCCDLGMGTGGEEEGGAGLPYPCQFCDKSFSRLSYLKRHEQIHSDKLPFKCTFCSRLFKHKRSRDRHVKLHTGDKKYSCQECEAAFSRSDHLKIHLKTHSSSKPFKCSVCKRGFSSTSSLQSHMQAHRKNREHLALRSERDGGKKGGGEGELEQDLYMCDYCEETFSQTDELEKHVLTRHPQLSDRADLQCIHCPEIFLDEASLLTHIETQHANRKHKCPVCSEQFPSVEDVYCHLDSHRQPDSSNHSAASPDPALGSVASMSSATPDSSASLERGSTPDSTLKPSQGSERGRRKANDAGEELGLSLGHHGGGGGGWGKVTYSCPYCSKRDFHSLAVLEIHLKTIHADKPQQSHTCQLCLDTLPTLYNLNEHVRKAHRASVGAVGAAAAFPLLQFTNVSAFHCNYCPDMFGDINSLQEHIRVSHCLPGGIVAGSTTLEGNHAFFCNQCSMGFLTESSLTEHIQQTHCSSVAGGGAASGGTVAKLESPVLQAASQSFMEVYSCPYCTNSPIFGSLLKLTKHIKENHKNIPLANNKRQAKVADLSPASSDVEISSPKRHRLGGDSTPAAGSNGDYPCNQCDLRFTSFEGFQTHLKSHLEMLLRRQSCPQCNKEDFETQEALLQHLTVHYTTTSTQYVCESCDKQFSSVDDLQKHLLDMHTFVLYHCTLCQEVFDSKVSIQVHLAVKHSNEKKMFRCTACTWDFRKETDLQLHVKHNHLGQSSALAGGLGTGLKPRKCIFCGETFGTEVELQCHITTHSKKFNCRFCGKAFHAITLLERHLREKHCVFDGGIITGNGGGAGSGGSHNGTPNGVPHSSKRGGGGGAGGNGGTGGGLGGVERSTVVAAEQADLQNILLKSGVVGGGGGQGGDTVNSHEASGGEEEVDNSEPMYACDICGAAYTMESLLQNHRLRDHNIRPGEDDAGSRKKKADFIKGNHKCNVCSRTFFSENGLREHAQTHRGPAKHYMCPICGERFPSLLTLTEHKVTHSKSLDTGTCRICKMPLQSEEEFIEHCQMHPDLRNSLTGFRCVVCMQTVTSTLELKIHGTFHMQKLSTSSTLAGVGGGGGNGGTGGGGGGGNRSASTSPNGQLQQYKHYKCALCLKEFKNKGELVKLDVNGLPYGLCAGCMSRGTNGQSPSQGGAATPGEVQAEKAAAGLRCPECGVKFESLEDLESHVQTDHPEISPETSMAGKKAEASPAPKKKTYQCIKCQMTFETEREIQIHVANHMIESSWPRHC from the exons AGCAGATCAGTGAAGTGCATTTGTAAAttcaaattcccccccccctccctctctccatcagaTGGTGATGATGATCCTGCAGGTTTGTCCTGGGTaccctcctccccctccagcAAAGACGTGGCATCACCATCTCAAATGCCTGATGGTTGCTGTGACCTTGGCATGGGCACTGGGGGTGAGGAAGAAGGAGGTGCAGGCCTGCCTTACCCATGCCAGTTCTGTGACAAGTCCTTTAG tcgTCTGAGCTATCTGAAGCGCCACGAGCAGATCCACAGTGACAAACTGCCTTTCAAGTGTACCTTCTGCAGCAGACTGTTCAAACACAAGAGGAGCAGAGACCGCCatgtcaaactccacacag GTGATAAGAAGTACAGTTGTCAGGAGTGTGAGGCTGCCTTCTCCCGCTCAGATCATTTGAAGATTCATCTCAAGACACACAG CTCCAGCAAACCATTTAAGTGCAGTGTGTGTAAACGTGGCTTCTCCTCAACCTCATCTCTGCAGAGCCACATGCAG GCTCACCGCAAGAACAGGGAGCACCTAGCCCTGAGGTctgagagggatggagggaaaaagggaggaggagagggcgagctGGAGCAGGACTTGTATATGTGTGATTACTGCGAAGAGACATTTAGTCAGACAGATGAGCTGGAGAAACACGTCCTGACCAGACACCCCCAGCTGTCTGACCGAGCCGACCTGCAGTGTATCCACTGTCCTGAGATCTTCCTAGACGAAGCCTCACTGCTCACGCATATCGAAACGCAGCATGCCAACCGCAAACACAA ATGCCCCGTTTGTTCAGAGCAGTTCCCCTCTGTGGAAGACGTCTACTGCCACCTGGACAGCCACCGTCAGCCTGATTCTTCCAACCACAGTGCTGCCAGCCCCGACCCGGCCCTGGGCAGTGTGGCGTCTATGAGCTCAGCCACTCCAGACTCCAGCGCCAGCCTGGAGAGAGGCTCCACACCTGACTCTACCCTGAAACCCAGTCAGGGTAGTGAGCGAGGACGTAGGAAAGCTAATGATGCTGGAGAAGAGTTGGGTCTAAGCCTAGGTCATCATGGTGGAG gtggaggggggtggggcaAAGTGACCTACTCTTGTCCCTATTGCTCTAAGAGGGACTTCCATAGCCTGGCTGTGTTGGAGATCCACCTGAAGACCATCCATGCAGACAAGCCCCAGCAGAGCCACACCTGTCAGCTCTGCTTGGACACCCTGCCTACGCTCTACAACCTTAACGAGCATGTGCGCAAAGCCCACCGGGCCAGTGTCGGCGCTGTAGGAGCAGCTGCTGCTTTCCCCCTGCTGCAGTTCACCAATGTGTCGGCGTTCCACTGTAACTACTGCCCGGATATGTTTGGAGACATCAACTCTTTGCAGGAACACATCAGAGTGTCTCACTGCCTCCCTGGAGGGATTGTGGCTGGATCTACCACATTAG AAGGGAACCATGCATTCTTCTGCAATCAGTGCTCTATGGGCTTCCTGACAGAGTCTTCATTGACAGAGCACATCCAGCAGACCCACTGTAGCTCTGTTGCAGGGGGGGGAGCTGCATCTGGAGGAACTGTGGCCAAACTAGAGTCCCCTGTGCTGCAGGCTGCATCCCAGTCCTTCATGGAG GTTTACTCCTGTCCTTACTGCACCAACTCTCCCATCTTCGGCTCACTCCTCAAGCTCACTAAGCATATCAAGGAGAACCACAAGAACATTCCGTTGGCCAACAACAAGCGCCAGGCCAAGGTCGCTGACCTAAGCCCCGCCTCCTCTGATGTAGAGATCTCCTCCCCGAAGCGCCACAGGTTGGGAGGGGACTCCACTCCTGCTGCTGGGTCCAACGGGGATTACCCATGCAACCAGTGTGACCTGCGCTTCACAAGCTTCGAGGGTTTCCAAACCCATCTCAAGTCCCACCTAGAGATGCTACTAAGGCGCCAATCCTGCCCCCAATGCAACAAGGAGGACTTTGAAACTCAGGAGGCATTGCTGCAACATCTGACGGTGCACTACACCACCACGTCCACCCAGTATGTGTGCGAGAGTTGTGATAAACAGTTCTCCTCGGTAGATGACCTGCAGAAACACCTGCTGGACATGCACACCTTTGTCCTGTACCACTGTACTCTCTGTCAGGAGGTGTTTGACTCCAAGGTGTCCATACAG GTGCACCTGGCGGTGAAGCACAGCAACGAGAAGAAGATGTTTCGCTGCACAGCCTGTACCTGGGACTTCAGGAAGGAGACAGACCTCCAGCTCCACGTTAAACACAACCACCTGGGCCAAAGCTCAGCTCTGGCCGGGGGGCTCGGCACAG GGCTTAAACCACGGAAGTGCATCTTCTGTGGGGAGACGTTTGGGACAGAGGTGGAGCTCCAGTGCCACATCACCACACACAGCAAGAAGTTCAACTGCCGGTTCTGCGGAAAAGCCTTCCACGCCATCACGCTCCTGGAGAGGCACCTAAGGGAGAAACACTGTGTCTTCGATGGCGGGATCATCACCGGTAACGGGGGAGGTGCAGGCAGTGGAGGGAGCCATAATGGGACGCCCAATGGGGTCCCGCATTCCTCCAAGCGGGGAGGGGGCGGAGGAGCTGGGGGAAATGGAGGTACTGGAGGAGGCCTGGGTGGAGTGGAGAGGTCGACGGTGGTAGCTGCCGAACAGGCTGACCTCCAGAATATCCTGCTGAAGAGTGGGgttgtgggaggaggaggaggccaaggTGGAGACACAGTCAACAGCCACGAGGCGAGCGGCGGGGAGGAGGAAGTGGACAACTCGGAGCCCATGTACGCTTGCGACATATGTGGAGCGGCTTACACCATGGAGTCACTGCTGCAGAATCACCGCCTACGAGACCACAACATCCGACCGGGAGAGGATGATGCAG GTTCTCGTAAGAAGAAGGCCGACTTTATCAAAGGGAACCACAAGTGCAACGTGTGCTCCAGAACCTTCTTCTCTGAGAACGGCCTTCGTGAGCACGCCCAGACGCACCGTGGGCCGGCCAAACACTACATGTGCCCCATCTGTGGCGAGCGTTTCCCCTCTCTGCTAACGCTCACTGAACACAAG GTAACCCACAGTAAGAGCCTTGACACAGGGACCTGTCGGATCTGCAAGATGCCCCTGCAGAGCGAGGAGGAGTTTATCGAACACTGCCAGATGCACCCAGACCTCCGCAACTCCCTCACCGGCTTCCGCTGTGTCGTCTGCATGCAGACCGTCACCTCCACACTGGAGCTGAAGATCCACGGCACCTTCCACATGCAGAAGCTCTCCACCAGCTCCACGCTAGCAGGAGTTGGAGGGGGAGGTGGGAATGGCGgaactggaggaggaggaggaggcgggaaCAGATCGGCCTCCACATCTCCCAACGGGCAGCTGCAGCAATACAAGCACTATAAATGTGCCTTGTGTCTCAAGGAGTTCAAGAACAAAGGGGAACTGGTGA